Within the Bremerella sp. JC817 genome, the region CTAGAAGCTGTTTCAAAACCCTGACGTTATAAGCTTGCGCCAGGCAACGATTTGCGTTACACCTACCATCGAAAGGAGTCCTTCGATGGCTGGAAAGCGTGAGGTTCTGCTCACCGACGAGCAGTGGAAAATGGTGAAGCCGTTCATTCCAGAGGTCCCGACAACTCGCCGGGGTGGAAGACCTCGGGCGGATGATCGGGCCTGTTTTGAAGGCATTTTGTGGGTGCTTCGCAGCGGGGCACGCTGGAAGGATCTGCCGGATTGGTATCCATCGCCCAGCACCTGCTGGCGACGATTGGCCGAGTGGGAGGAAGCAGGCGTCTTCGTCGATATGTGGCATGCGTTCATCGATGAGCTCGACGAACAAGGCCGCATCAACTGGGATGAGATCTTCATGGACGGCAGCTTCGCTCCAGCAAAAAAAGGGGCCACGACGTGGGCAAAACCAAACGTGGAAAAGGTACAAAGTGGATGGTGGTGGCAGATGGCCAAGGAGTACCTCTGGCATGTTCCGTCCACTCGGCGTCGAAGGCGGAAGTGAAGCTGGCCGAAGAGACGCTCCAGAAAGCGAAATTCCCCGAGAAGCCGACGCCAGTGGTCGCCGACAAAGCGTATGATAGCGACCAACTTCGAGACGACCTGGCCGAGCAGAATTGGGAACTGGTCTGCCCACACCGCAGGAACCGAAAACGAAAGCCTCGGCAGGATGGCCGAAAGCTGAGAAGATACCGCCGCCGCTGGATCGTCGAACGAACGATCTCGTGGATCGGCAACTTCCGTCGACTGGTCGTGCGGTACGAACATCACTCGTGGATTTACCAAGCCTTCATACATGTAGCGTGCGGGCTCATTTGTTTACGTAGGTTTTGAAACAGCCCCTAAGACCGTTGAAGCTGCGATGCCGCAGCAAATTACACCTCCGCCCGCCGACTCTACGAAGGCGGTAAAGTGGGAAGCGGGATACGCTCCGGAACCCGTCTTTATCGGAACGTGCAATAACGTAGCAGGTAAGGAGATCTTCCTGCTGGGCGTGCGTTTTGACAACGACAAGCGACTAACGGACCCTTCCTCCGGGTTTTTCCTGCATTTTCTCATCGTCGATCCCAGCGACTCGAAAACGAAGATGCACCGACTATTTCAGCAGAGAAACGTGGCGTATTCCGAGAGCGGGGTACCAGGTGACACGTTATCTGTCAAAGAAGTCGATAAGTCGGAGCGGCAAAAGATCTCACTGCCCAAACGTCACGAGAGAGCAGTGAGATGGCCTTTGTTCGATGGGAACCCTATGCAGTTCCTGGCACAGTTCTACCTGCCCAACACCGCAACTACAAAAAAGTATTTGTCTTGGGATGACACGGTCTTTCTTTTCCAGGCCATCAAGGACGATGAGCCTATCTATGCGGCAACGATGCATGATATCGGACAGCAGACGGCAGAAGATCACTATGCAGCTGAGCGGTAAGTATGGCCGAACCTTTTGCCAATCGCGGCTGGGTGGCACTGCTAATTTTAGCCTTTTGCCAGGCTTTCCGAGGTGTGCCACGGCTGCCCTCAGCAGTGTGAACCTGCGACGCAAAAGAAGAAAGAGTCTTAGCCCCTTAATCTCTTCTGTTAATCTCTTTAAAACCACGCCCTATGGGTGTGGTTGCTTAGTCCGTGAACGCCGTGTCCTTTCTTATCCATAGTTCGTGGGGAAAAGATGCTTTGCGACCCACCAATGGCTCTATATCCCCCTTGGCATGAATCCCAGAATGAAACGAGGTGACCAGGAAAAAGCAATGATCATCAGATTGAATTAGAATGTTGTACACATGGTCCGAGTTGGCAATGGTTTGCCTTCTATCTTCCGAAGGCAAACCTTTGTCCTCAATCGCCAAGATTGTACCTTGAAAGTCGTCAACATAGAAGAATCTATCGCATTCAATTGTTGTTAGGCAGTTGACAGGTTGCAGGTAGCCTTCCACTGCAGTATTTGGCGCACATCCAGCAAGAATGCCTATACACCCCGAGACCATGGAGATACACAAACGATTTAGTGTTTTGAAATTGCCACGACAGAAGTCTTTCATTTGGGAGCCTTCGATAATGCGAATGAAGGTGGCTGAGCTACCGGTCCAGAGCTAGAGTCTCCATCAACTTCAATCCACTCTTCTCCTCCAATCGTGAAAAAGTTCGTCTTCGCCTTCTCGGTGTTTATAGAAGAAAAGAGACCAAGACTCTCAAATCCTCTTTTCTCAGGTCTTTTCCCGGACGCTGACCCGCTCGAAGCGGCCAACAATTAACCCTCGTCCCAGCCTTCCAGTTGCTCCTGGAACTCAAGCCACTTGCCTTCCAGTTCCGAGATCTCGTCGGCCAGTTCGGTGAAGCGGGCGTGGACTTTCTGGGCTTCGGCGGCGTCGGTCACGGTCAGCAGTTTGTTGTTCAGAGCCTTCCGTTCGTCATCGAGCTTGGCGATTTTGCTTTCCAGCTTGTTCAGCTCTTTCCGGGCGGCACGGGCCTGTTGGTTACGCGCCTTGCGTTCTTCTTTGGCCAGGTCGCCGTCGCGGTTATCGCCACCGCTTTGACCGGCGGCAACGTTGCCATCTTCGTCGTCGATTTCCTGGCTGAGGCGATAGAGGTAATGCTCGTAGTCGCTCGGGATGTGCGTCACTTTGCCGCCACCCACTTCGATAATCTGCGTGGCGATGCGGCGGACGAAGTAGCGATCGTGGCTGGTGAAGATCACGGTGCCGTTGTAATCGTCCAAAGCTTCGCACAACGAGTCGACCGTTTCGACATCCAAATGGTTGCCAGGTTCGTCGAGGATCAGGATGTTGTATTTGCCCAGCAGCAAGCCGGCGAGGCAAAGTCGAGCACGCTCGCCACCACTGAGCACTTTCACCTTTTTCTTCACATCTTCGCCACGGAAGAGGAAGCTACCAGCGACGCTAAGTAGTTGCTGATGATTGATCGACGGATCGCGGACGCTCAGCAGGTAATCTTCGACGGTGTCGTTCGCCGGTAGCGAACTGTAAACATGCTGGGCGTAGACGCCGATTTCGGTGCCATGGCCCCATTTCACTTCGCCTGCCTTAGGATCGAGCGAACCGACCAGCGTGCGAAGGAATGTCGTCTTACCCTGACCGTTATCACCGACCACCGCCGCGCGGGCACGGTGTTCGATGTCGAGGGTAATTCCGTCCGCAATCAGCTTATCGGGATAGCCGATCGAAAGATCTTCGCAGCGGACCGCGGTTCCCTTACGAGGGTCGACCTGGGGAACACGAATGTAGGCGCTTGCTTCTTCTTCTTCGATTTCCAGCAGACTCAACCGGTCGAGTTGCTTCTGTTTGTTCTTCGCCTGGGCGGCGGTATTGGCACCGGCGCGGTTCTTATCGATGAAGGTTTGCAGTTGCTTCTGCTTCGCCTTGGTAGCGGCGTTCACGCGTTGGTCGTGTTGCTTTCGCTCTTCGCGATATTCGATGTACGATTCGATCGTGCCAGGGTAAAGCGTCAGCTTACCGCGCGACAGTTCCAAGGTTTGGTTGCAGGTCTGCTTCAAGAAACCTCGATCGTGCGAAACGATCAGATAGCCACCCTTGTAGCTCTTCAAGAATCGTTCCAGCAACATCTGGGTACGAATGTCGAGGAAGTTCGTCGGTTCGTCCAGGATCAGAAACGTCGGATCGTGCAGCAGCAGGGCGGTCAGCTTGACACGCGTTTGCCAACCGCCAGAAAGGCTGTGGACCGGAACGTCGAGCATCGCCCCTTTGATTTCAAACCGAGCGGCGACTTCGCCACACTTCCAGTCGGGCTGCTCGCTGTCGCGCATCAGAAACTCGACGACCGTCTCGCCAGGGACAAACGGGTCGTGCTGGCGAAGGTAACCAAGTCTTGTCTTGGGGTGCAGCACCACCTCCCCTTTTTCTAGTTCCTCGTCACCGAGGATCGCTCGGCAGAGGGTCGACTTGCCGGCCCCGTTGCGGCCGACCAGGCCCACTTTGTGGTCGTCGGTGATGGCGGCCGTAGCGCCGTCGAGGAGCGTTTTGTGACCGAATCGCTTCGTTGCGTTCTGAATGGTAATGACAGGAGGCACGGTGGCAGTTTTCGCTGGAAAGCAAGGTTTCAAAAAAGACGTAACACGATCTTCATCGAGTGCGACTATCGAATCTTTTCTTCGGACCGTATCTTGGTGAGTCCAAAGGAACTAACACGTTTGTGGGGTCTGTTTGCCGGTGTGAAGCCATCGCCCAGATGAACAAGTCGCAATCTTCGGTAATTGTTGCGGAATCCGCTTCCGCGTCCAAGACGGCCTATAACGAAGGCAAGCTGACGCCTGCCGTTCTGGCCGATTTAAAGGCAAAACATCCCAATTTCACGGGAGATTGGCTGCACCTGGTTCAGTTGGAGCAAAGCCTTCGCCGGCCTGGTTCCGATCCGCAGCGCTTTAGCGACTGGAATCTGTGGCGGCACGAGGCCCTGGAAGGGGACCAGCCGCAGGACAAAGTGGTTCACCTGGAAGGCATTTCGCTGCGAAGCGCCGACCTGCGAGGCGTTCACCTGGAAGGGGCCGTGCTTCGCGACGCGACCGTTGCCGCCAGCGATTTTCGGGGGGCCCGTCTCGCCGGAGCGATCCTGACCGAAGCGAATCTCTCGTTCTGCGATTTCGCCGAAGCCGATCTGGCCGAGACCGATCTGCAAGATTGTAACCTCGATCATGCGAATTTTCGGAGTGCCAATCTTGAAAAGGCAAATCTAACCGGAGCGATCCTGACCTCCGCGAAGCTAAAACAAATCCAAGCGGCCGAGGCCAACTTTGGCCGTGGCAAACTGGTGGCGGCCGACCTGACCGGAGCGAACCTGGCCAGGGCCAACTTCGAGCGAGCCAACCTGGCCGACGTGACCCTGGACTCGGCTTGTCTTGATGGGGCGAGCCTGAACGATGCCGACTTGAACTATGCCAATCTGCAGAATGCCAGCCTGAAGCAAGCTGACCTACAGCGGGCGAATCTGCACGGGGCATCGGCCCACGGAGCCAATTGCGAGAAAGCGGACTTCACCGCGGCCATCTTGCGACAAGCGAACCTTGGCAACTGCGATCTGCGGGGGACGATTGGCCTGCTGCTGGACGAAACGTTCGTTACCGGCGGCGAGTTCGATGCGAAAGCGAACGACCCCTGGACGCGGCTGCTGCAAACGTACACCTGGCGAAACCTGGCCCTGGTCGGTCTCTTTTTCGGGCTGCTCGCGATCCCATTTACGGTTGGGGGCTATTTCAAGTCGGCGAAGGAGTTGATCGAACGTCCCATCCCGCGGCAGGTCGAAGAGATCTCCGCGAACTTCTTCAAAGTGGCTCATACCGATTACGAGATCGAAGAGTTCCTGCGATTCCGCTACGACGAATTTTATGCTCCGCAGGTCAATAACCTGGCTAGTCGCTGGACGCATATCTACCTGGCGCTGGGTGGCATCGACGGGATGATCTTCTGGTGCACGGTCACGGCGATGACGTTCTGCCTGATGCAGCGCTGGGCACTGACGCGAAGCATACAGCGGCTGCAATCGCAGAACGCGATCTTTCGCCGGACACCCAAGCTGAACGAGTACATGGGGCCGTACGGTCCGATCGGTGAAGAACCGCATAGTTGGTACTTCGCGTTCGCCAAGTGGTTGCAAGGACACGTTGTCGAAGAACGAGTCGACCATGGGCAACCGCAGCAGACAATGCGACCACTGCGCTGGGCCGGGTTCCCGGGTTGGTGGCTCGCGGCGATGCGGTCGATCAATCCCCTTTGGAAGGCGACCCCGGAGAACCTCAAGCGAACGCCGCCTCCCTCTTGGATCGACGCCCTCGGCATGACGCGGATCGACCGGATGAACCAGTCGCTGACCTGGGGGATCGCCGTGATCATTCTGTTTCTGATCTGCCGACTGGTGATCGAGATGGTGCTGGGGAGCCAATTGCACTTCGGCCAATAGCCAAGATTGCCGGAATTGTGCAGTGCTTAGACACGGTTTTCACGCAGATGCGGCGATCCGAAACGTGCTGTGTTGGCCGTTACAGCCGGTACGACCGCTTCAGATGGTCGATCTTGAGCCCAACTTGCGCGGAAGAATCATCCGCTTTCCCGTATCGACACGTTTTTCCGCAGTACGGGCCGGCTCACAATGACCTACCTTTAAGAAGCATTCGGCAACGGGATATCTGGGGCCGAAGTTTTCCTGTGTTGGATCTGAACTCGGCCAGAAACAAGCATGTCTGTAACTACACCTATTGCCACCCAGTGCCACGGCTACACGCCGGTTCCGATGGCGCTAATGACGCCTGACGAGGTGCCTGCGGTAGATCTATACCGACGCGACCTGAACACGGGCCGGTTGCAGTTGTATCGCGCCGCGAACGTTCCGATCACCCAGGACGACTTGAACAAGCTCTCCGAGGCCCAGATCAACTGGCTTTACGCGGCCGAGATCGATCCGGAAGAAATGCAGATGGTCATTCGTCGCAAGCTGGACGCCCTCGTCCGCGACGACTCGGTCGGCATCCGAGATCGCTTCCGTAAATTGAACGATATCGTGACCGAAGTGTTGTCTTCGGCGTTCGAGGTGAACAACACCGACGAGATCGTTTCTTCCAGTGCCGAGATCGGCCAACTGGCGGTGCGAGTGCTGTGCGAAGACGAGATGACCGCGGGCGATCTGATCTCGCTGATGCACCACGATTTTCAGACGGCGACCCATTCGCTGAATGTTGCCTACATGATGGTGATCCTCGCGCGTAAGATTCACCTGGTGCCAGACGCAGAACTTCCAGCCGTTGCCACCGCTGGCATTCTGCACGACATCGGGAAACTTTCGGTCAGCGATCGCATTCTTTCCAAGAACGATCGACTTCAGCGTCGCGAACAACGCGTCGCCCAGAAACATCCTGCCTTGGGATTCAATCGGCTTTGCCGTCGCGTCGATATCTCGTTCGCCCAGTTGATGGTGATCTATCAACACCATGAACGGATGCACGGACGAGGCTATCCCGTCGGCGCGTGCGACGACGAAATTCATCCTTGGGCACGCCTGTGCAGTATCGTGAACGTATTCGATTCGCTTATCAGCAATCGGCCCTACCGCAAACGTTATCCATTGCACGAGGCAATCTCGATGATGGACGAACATTTGTCGGACGGCCTGGATCAAGAGATGTACCGATGTTGGAAACAGTATATTCTCAAAAAATGAAGCTGCTGTTGGATCGGCTTCGTTGCCGGATCCAGCTGCCAGACCAGTTTGCCGACCTGGAACATCGTCGTGGTGTCTTGCCGTCGCAGTCGAATGATATGCGCCGTGCGGCTCGCGTCTATTGCCCGGGCAAATTGCTGATTGAATCGTTCGCTTCGCTGCCAACCGTTCCGAGGAACCATCAATACGTGGTCGGTTACTCGGTCGATATCTCGTCGACGGGGATTCGTTTTCTTCACGACACCGAACTTTATCCTGGCGAACAAGTCACGCTGTGGACCTCGGCCCAGCGGCTGACCTGCACGGTGATTCGCTGCCGACGACTGAACAAGTCGTGTTACGAAGTGGGAGCGTCGTTTGTCGACGAAGATCCTACTTACGATTCGCCCCAGGATGTCGCCTCGCCCGAGCAAGAATCGCTCGCTGGCCAGGACTTCTTGAACTAGCCCTGCGACGGGCGGCGCCTGTTAACTTTTCTTTCAATTGTATTCACGTCTGTTGACTGTTAGTCACGCGTGCTTTATCCATGGTGTCAAGTCCCATGTAGGTTTGCCCGAAGGAGAATGGCCGTGAGCGTGGCTCGAGAGTATCTGGATGGAAACGCTGCGGATATCGTCACCGCGATCCGCACTTTGTTTCAAGAGCGAGGCAGCTCGCAGTATGGCTTCGAGGCGGTCACGCAGCTTGAACATGCGCTGCAGTCGGCAACGTTGGGTCTCGAGCAGAATGCTTCGTCCGAGTTGATCTCTGCCGCGCTGTTGCATGACGTGGGGCATCTTCTGCACGACCTGCCCGACGATGCCCCTGAGCAGGGAATCGACGATCATCACGAGAACGTCGGCTTTCACTTCCTGAAGACGCACTTCGGTCCCGAGACCTACGAGCCAGTGCGACTGCATGTCGCCGCAAAGCGTTACCTGTGTGCGACCCGAGAAGGATATCACGACCAGCTCAGCGAGCCCTCGCAGGTCAGCTTGCGTCTGCAAGGGGGGCCGATGTCGGATGCCGAAGTAAAAGAGTTTGAAGCGAACCCGCACTACGAAGCGGCGATCGAGCTGCGGATCTGGGACGATACCGCCAAGGTGCCGAACCTCGTCACGCCGGGCCTCGATCAGTTCGAGGCCCATTTGCGTCAATCGCTTCGCCCGGCTTAAGGCTGCCAGGCTTCGTCGAAGAAGTCGGCGGCGAACACCTTGCCAGGGGCCGAGCCGTCCGGGTGCTGCGAGATATCGATCAACGCCCAGTCAGGCAGCTTCGGATTTTGCAGGCTGTTGGTGCGGTCATGATCTTCGCGGAAGGTAGGACCACTGTTGATCACCAGGTACTTCTTCGGATTCAACGGATTCGGGTAGATCATCACTGGGACATGGTTGGCGGCGTCGGCGGTATGCTTGCCGATAGCGACTTCCTGGGCGTCCCACTTCAGCGGAAGCTTGTCGATGCTCTTCTTCAGAATCGAGTTCGTTTCTGGTGTACCCCAGGCCACGATGTTGTACTTCTTCAGGTCGTCGGGGGTGACGTCTTTGTCGAGCTTCGTTCGCAGCTTGCCGCGGAACAACGCCTGCCAGCGATCGGCCAGATGCTTTGACTCGAAATCGACCCAACGCTGCACGACCGCGTTGGACGACTTGCCAGAAGGTAACACGACCAGGAACGGTCCATAGAACGCGTCATCGATCGGGCCCTGCAATCCTGGCGACTTGATCAACTGCTTGGCAGGCGTGTCCTTGGTGCTGACGCTCCAATGTTCGCCTTTGGTCAGATAGATCGCGTCGGCCGATTCCTGCGTCAGATCGACCGGCAGTTTGTCGCCGTCGATTTCGAGGTTGAATTTCTTCTTGTCGCCGACGTCGAGCTTCATGCGGGCCACGTTACGCGTCACCACGAACAGCTCGTCGTCCGACTTCCATAAGGCACCGACGCGGCTGTCTTCCCAATGACGGTTCAACTCCAGCAGTTCGACCCAGTGCATCGAACCATAACGCAGCGTCGGCGTCTGAAGACTGACGTTTTGTGGGTAGGCTTCCTGACCCGCGTCCCGGGCCAGCTTTACCATTTTCAAGATTTGCTCCAGCGTTTCCGGAGCGTACTTGTGACCCATCTTGGGGCCAATCAGATGGGTGAGCTGCTGGCCTTCCTTCTTGAAGGCTTCTTCCATCACGCGAGCCGCTTGGATCTGCTTGTCGTTCTCGCCGCTGTAAGCAACGACCGGCAAGTTGAACAGGTTCGTCGTGTAGTTCGGAACGTCGTACAGCTTCCACAGTGTTTGCTCGTACTGTGGCGGGAAGTTCTCTGGCTTCAGGTTCTGGTAGCGGGCCGTTTCCGCGAAGCCGGCACCAGGGCTCATGGCGACGAAGTTCTCCGCATAATGGGCACCGATGTGCCAGCAGCCAGCGCCCCCCATCGAGAAGCCCATCAGGACGATTCGTTTATCGTCGATCTTGTACTGTTGTTTGACCGCCTCGATGGCGTCCATCACGTCGATTTCGCCCGCCGACTTGAAGCCGATGCACTGCCGGCCAAACGGATGCAGCACGATCGCGTCTTCTGGCGAAATCTGACCGGTTTTGGTCGAACGTTCGTGAATGAAGTGCATGTCGGTCGACTTGTCGCCGCGACCATGCAGCCAGATGTAGAGCGGCTGTGGCTTGCTGAGGTCGAGCTCTTTCGGAATGACCAGCCCATACGGCTGAACGCTTCCGTCGACGTCGCTGGTATAGCCACGAACCAGCAAGCCAGATTGTTCTTTCCAAGGCGTTTTGCCAGCGGCCAGGCTGGCGGCACGATTCTGGGCCATGATCAAGCAGGCCTGAGCCTTCTTGATGTCCCCTTCGCCGTAGAACTCGTTGTGCTTCAAGGCGTATTCAACTGCCTTGCAATAGACGGTTGCATCGGCAGCCAGGGCGTGGTCTTCGACTTTGGCACAAGCTTCGACCGCTTTGGCCAGGTCTGCTTCCAGCGACTTCCGGGTTTCTTCGGGCAGCTTGTAATTGCTTGGGGCGGGCAAGCGATGCGGGATTGGCTTGATCGGATCTTCAGCCGCGGCGAACGAGACAAACAACGCAATCAGAACGACAGCGACGCTGGGGCGAATCATGGCAGGCTCAACGAGGAAGGAAGGGGAGTGAGAAAGGCGAGATGGAAAATCGGCAAGCAGACAGTCGGGTGAGGAGACGCCTGCTTGCCGAAAATTCCAAAGCTCGATGAGAGCATTCGGTCAGAGAAACGACTATTTCTCGACAACCCAAATGTTGCGGTACACGACTGGATTGCCGTGACCCTGCAGGTAGATCGCGTCCTTTTCAGGGCCTTCCTGGTGACGGCCTGGCGTGTTGCTGGGCAGTTCCAGATTGTCGTGAATGACAACGCCATTGTGTTTGATGGTTACGCGAGCGTTCTCGGTCTTCTTGCCTTCGGCGTCGTACTTCGCGGCGGTGAAGTCAACGTCGTAGGTCTGCCAGGTAAGTGGCGGGTAGCACATGTTGACCTGTGGCTTCGAGATCTTGTAGATACCGCCACATTCGTTGTCTTCGCCCGACAGGCCAAACGAATCGAGGACCTGAACTTCGTAACGGCTCTGGACGTACAGGCCGCTGTTACCACGGGCCTGACCACGAGCGTCTGGCTTGAATGGCGTGCGGAATTCGAGGTGCAGCTGGTGATCGCCGAACTTGTCCTTCGACGCACAGTCGGCCAGCAGCAGGTCTTCTTGAACGATCTTGCCGTTCTCGAAAGCTTCGGCGCTCGAACCGTCGAACAGAACCTTGGCACCTTCCGGAG harbors:
- a CDS encoding transposase; protein product: MAGKREVLLTDEQWKMVKPFIPEVPTTRRGGRPRADDRACFEGILWVLRSGARWKDLPDWYPSPSTCWRRLAEWEEAGVFVDMWHAFIDELDEQGRINWDEIFMDGSFAPAKKGATTWAKPNVEKVQSGWWWQMAKEYLWHVPSTRRRRRK
- a CDS encoding IS5 family transposase — translated: MVVADGQGVPLACSVHSASKAEVKLAEETLQKAKFPEKPTPVVADKAYDSDQLRDDLAEQNWELVCPHRRNRKRKPRQDGRKLRRYRRRWIVERTISWIGNFRRLVVRYEHHSWIYQAFIHVACGLICLRRF
- a CDS encoding ABC-F family ATP-binding cassette domain-containing protein, which gives rise to MPPVITIQNATKRFGHKTLLDGATAAITDDHKVGLVGRNGAGKSTLCRAILGDEELEKGEVVLHPKTRLGYLRQHDPFVPGETVVEFLMRDSEQPDWKCGEVAARFEIKGAMLDVPVHSLSGGWQTRVKLTALLLHDPTFLILDEPTNFLDIRTQMLLERFLKSYKGGYLIVSHDRGFLKQTCNQTLELSRGKLTLYPGTIESYIEYREERKQHDQRVNAATKAKQKQLQTFIDKNRAGANTAAQAKNKQKQLDRLSLLEIEEEEASAYIRVPQVDPRKGTAVRCEDLSIGYPDKLIADGITLDIEHRARAAVVGDNGQGKTTFLRTLVGSLDPKAGEVKWGHGTEIGVYAQHVYSSLPANDTVEDYLLSVRDPSINHQQLLSVAGSFLFRGEDVKKKVKVLSGGERARLCLAGLLLGKYNILILDEPGNHLDVETVDSLCEALDDYNGTVIFTSHDRYFVRRIATQIIEVGGGKVTHIPSDYEHYLYRLSQEIDDEDGNVAAGQSGGDNRDGDLAKEERKARNQQARAARKELNKLESKIAKLDDERKALNNKLLTVTDAAEAQKVHARFTELADEISELEGKWLEFQEQLEGWDEG
- a CDS encoding pentapeptide repeat-containing protein, producing the protein MNKSQSSVIVAESASASKTAYNEGKLTPAVLADLKAKHPNFTGDWLHLVQLEQSLRRPGSDPQRFSDWNLWRHEALEGDQPQDKVVHLEGISLRSADLRGVHLEGAVLRDATVAASDFRGARLAGAILTEANLSFCDFAEADLAETDLQDCNLDHANFRSANLEKANLTGAILTSAKLKQIQAAEANFGRGKLVAADLTGANLARANFERANLADVTLDSACLDGASLNDADLNYANLQNASLKQADLQRANLHGASAHGANCEKADFTAAILRQANLGNCDLRGTIGLLLDETFVTGGEFDAKANDPWTRLLQTYTWRNLALVGLFFGLLAIPFTVGGYFKSAKELIERPIPRQVEEISANFFKVAHTDYEIEEFLRFRYDEFYAPQVNNLASRWTHIYLALGGIDGMIFWCTVTAMTFCLMQRWALTRSIQRLQSQNAIFRRTPKLNEYMGPYGPIGEEPHSWYFAFAKWLQGHVVEERVDHGQPQQTMRPLRWAGFPGWWLAAMRSINPLWKATPENLKRTPPPSWIDALGMTRIDRMNQSLTWGIAVIILFLICRLVIEMVLGSQLHFGQ
- a CDS encoding HD domain-containing phosphohydrolase; protein product: MSVTTPIATQCHGYTPVPMALMTPDEVPAVDLYRRDLNTGRLQLYRAANVPITQDDLNKLSEAQINWLYAAEIDPEEMQMVIRRKLDALVRDDSVGIRDRFRKLNDIVTEVLSSAFEVNNTDEIVSSSAEIGQLAVRVLCEDEMTAGDLISLMHHDFQTATHSLNVAYMMVILARKIHLVPDAELPAVATAGILHDIGKLSVSDRILSKNDRLQRREQRVAQKHPALGFNRLCRRVDISFAQLMVIYQHHERMHGRGYPVGACDDEIHPWARLCSIVNVFDSLISNRPYRKRYPLHEAISMMDEHLSDGLDQEMYRCWKQYILKK
- a CDS encoding PilZ domain-containing protein, translating into MLETVYSQKMKLLLDRLRCRIQLPDQFADLEHRRGVLPSQSNDMRRAARVYCPGKLLIESFASLPTVPRNHQYVVGYSVDISSTGIRFLHDTELYPGEQVTLWTSAQRLTCTVIRCRRLNKSCYEVGASFVDEDPTYDSPQDVASPEQESLAGQDFLN
- a CDS encoding HD domain-containing protein is translated as MSVAREYLDGNAADIVTAIRTLFQERGSSQYGFEAVTQLEHALQSATLGLEQNASSELISAALLHDVGHLLHDLPDDAPEQGIDDHHENVGFHFLKTHFGPETYEPVRLHVAAKRYLCATREGYHDQLSEPSQVSLRLQGGPMSDAEVKEFEANPHYEAAIELRIWDDTAKVPNLVTPGLDQFEAHLRQSLRPA
- a CDS encoding prolyl oligopeptidase family serine peptidase yields the protein MIRPSVAVVLIALFVSFAAAEDPIKPIPHRLPAPSNYKLPEETRKSLEADLAKAVEACAKVEDHALAADATVYCKAVEYALKHNEFYGEGDIKKAQACLIMAQNRAASLAAGKTPWKEQSGLLVRGYTSDVDGSVQPYGLVIPKELDLSKPQPLYIWLHGRGDKSTDMHFIHERSTKTGQISPEDAIVLHPFGRQCIGFKSAGEIDVMDAIEAVKQQYKIDDKRIVLMGFSMGGAGCWHIGAHYAENFVAMSPGAGFAETARYQNLKPENFPPQYEQTLWKLYDVPNYTTNLFNLPVVAYSGENDKQIQAARVMEEAFKKEGQQLTHLIGPKMGHKYAPETLEQILKMVKLARDAGQEAYPQNVSLQTPTLRYGSMHWVELLELNRHWEDSRVGALWKSDDELFVVTRNVARMKLDVGDKKKFNLEIDGDKLPVDLTQESADAIYLTKGEHWSVSTKDTPAKQLIKSPGLQGPIDDAFYGPFLVVLPSGKSSNAVVQRWVDFESKHLADRWQALFRGKLRTKLDKDVTPDDLKKYNIVAWGTPETNSILKKSIDKLPLKWDAQEVAIGKHTADAANHVPVMIYPNPLNPKKYLVINSGPTFREDHDRTNSLQNPKLPDWALIDISQHPDGSAPGKVFAADFFDEAWQP
- a CDS encoding DUF1080 domain-containing protein → MQRPLAHAILAALFAVAAPLALIAADDTKTYTTQDEAPASYQLQGEYTGTVSADGEQKKYGVQVIALGHDKFQAVAYPGGLPGDGYDGGDYGDLLKSEGTASGDKVEFKGMHFVATLTPSEIKIVGEDGTEVGTLKKVVRKSPTLGAKAPEGAKVLFDGSSAEAFENGKIVQEDLLLADCASKDKFGDHQLHLEFRTPFKPDARGQARGNSGLYVQSRYEVQVLDSFGLSGEDNECGGIYKISKPQVNMCYPPLTWQTYDVDFTAAKYDAEGKKTENARVTIKHNGVVIHDNLELPSNTPGRHQEGPEKDAIYLQGHGNPVVYRNIWVVEK